CGAAGACCGCAGCCGGAAAATCACTTGAATTCAAGTGTGTGATGCGTTTGCATCAGTCGGTCCCATTGCGGGTTTTCCTTTGTTTTGCGGCTCGTACCGTGATGTTACCTGCCCGATTCCGCTTTGCGCTTTGTCGGTCATGTGAGTTCGAGACCGCGTATATACCAGTTTCGAACGAAAAAAGTCGGCTCCAAAAGTAAATCTATACGACTATTCGTTTTTCTTTACGCAATATTTTGGCTAGGGAAATCTTAAGTCCCGGGCGAGAGACTGTGGGAACTGATATCGGATAAAATATTTATCGGTTTGCTTCAATATCGTCGCAAGTCCCGCACACAGCCCAGATTATGACCAAATCCAGATTCATGAAGTTCGACACAATGTCGCTTCACGCCGGCCAGCATCCCGATTCCGCGACCCGTGCCCGCGCAACCCCCATATATCAGACTGCCTCGTACGTCTTTCAGGATGTCGAGCATGCGGTTTCAGTCTTCAACATCGAGCGTACCGGACACGTCTACTCCCGATTGTCCAACCCGACCAACGCGGTATTTGAAGAACGCATATCGGCTCTGGAGGGCGCGGTGGGAGCTATTGCCACCGCCAGCGGGCAAGCAGCCCTGCATCTGGCAGTTACAACCATACTCAGTGCCGGCGATCACATCGTTTCATCCCAGTCCATCTACGGCGGCTCGCACAACCTGTTTTCCTACACATTGCCGAGATTCGGCATCAACACAACCTTCGTCCATCCCCGTGACCACGATGCCATACGAAACGCCATCCAGCCCAACACCCGACTGATCTTCGGAGAAGTAGTCGGCAATCCGAACTGTGAAATTCTTGATATCGAACAAGTATCCCAGATCGCACATGATCATAAGATTCCTTTATTGATCGACTCAACTTTCACTACTCCGTATCTTTGCAAGCCGCTCGATCACGGTGCCGACATCATCATTCACTCAGCAACCAAGTTCCTGAGCGGACATGGTGTGGTGATCGGCGGAGTACTGGTTGACGGCGGGAAGTTTGACTGGCATGCTTCCGGGAAATTTCCGACATTGACAGAACCTTACGAGGGATTCCACGGACTCAATTTCTCCGAGGAATTCGGACCTGCCGCCTACATCACCCGAGCGCGCAAGGAAGGTGCAAGGGACTTCGGCGCATGCATGAGTCCTACGACAGCATTCCAGATACTCCAAGGCTTGGAAACACTTCCCCTGCGCATGGAGCGTCACGTATCCAACACTCGCAAACTGGTGGAATTCCTGTCTGGTCATAGCGCGGTGGATTGGGTCAGCTACCCGGAACTTCCGGATCATCCCGACAATCAACTTGCCGCCCGGCTATTGCCTAAAGGCGCTGGCGCAGTATTTGCGTTCGGTATCAAGGGCGGACGCGCAGCCGGCCACAAACTGATTGACAAGCTCAACCTCTTTTCGCATCTCGCCAATGTGGGAGATGCGAAATCTCTGGTCATCCACCCGGCCTCAACCACTCACCATCGAATGGATTCAGCAGCACTCAAGGCCGCCGGGATTTCTGAGGGACTCGTTCGCCTGTCGGTCGGACTGGAAGACGCTGACGACCTGATGGCCGATCTTGATATTGCCCTGAAATCATCGCAGCGCAATCGGTAAACCTGCCGTTCATCCGTCTTGATCCATGAAAGTTACCGTCAACGGTCATCAATCCTATGCGTTTACAGGCAGTCGGGAACTGGATCAGCGAAAACAGACTGTCATGTTCGTGCATGGAGCATCCTTGGATCACACCGTGTGGACACTTCCAGCCCGGCACTTCGCCAGACATGGCTGGAATGTACTCGCTGCCGACCTGCCCGGTCACGGCATGTCAGACGGCAACCCCCTCCCGGAAATCTCACAGTATGCGAACTGGCTGTGTGACCTGCTGGACGCAGTCGGGGTCGAACAGACAGCTTTGGTCGGGCATAGTATGGGGTCGCTGGTTGCTCTGGACTGTGCAGCCCGACACCTTGAACGAATCCGCGCACTGACCCTGATCGGAACCGCAGTACCCATGCCGGTTACCGATCAGTTACTGCAAAGCGCGCTCGAAAATAATCACGATGCGATCGACATGCTGACAGCCTGGGGACACAGCCCCGCGGCCCATTTTGGCGGGCATGAAGTACCGGGCATGT
This window of the Acidiferrobacterales bacterium genome carries:
- a CDS encoding O-acetylhomoserine aminocarboxypropyltransferase; this translates as MTKSRFMKFDTMSLHAGQHPDSATRARATPIYQTASYVFQDVEHAVSVFNIERTGHVYSRLSNPTNAVFEERISALEGAVGAIATASGQAALHLAVTTILSAGDHIVSSQSIYGGSHNLFSYTLPRFGINTTFVHPRDHDAIRNAIQPNTRLIFGEVVGNPNCEILDIEQVSQIAHDHKIPLLIDSTFTTPYLCKPLDHGADIIIHSATKFLSGHGVVIGGVLVDGGKFDWHASGKFPTLTEPYEGFHGLNFSEEFGPAAYITRARKEGARDFGACMSPTTAFQILQGLETLPLRMERHVSNTRKLVEFLSGHSAVDWVSYPELPDHPDNQLAARLLPKGAGAVFAFGIKGGRAAGHKLIDKLNLFSHLANVGDAKSLVIHPASTTHHRMDSAALKAAGISEGLVRLSVGLEDADDLMADLDIALKSSQRNR
- a CDS encoding alpha/beta hydrolase, with product MKVTVNGHQSYAFTGSRELDQRKQTVMFVHGASLDHTVWTLPARHFARHGWNVLAADLPGHGMSDGNPLPEISQYANWLCDLLDAVGVEQTALVGHSMGSLVALDCAARHLERIRALTLIGTAVPMPVTDQLLQSALENNHDAIDMLTAWGHSPAAHFGGHEVPGMWMIGGTMRLFERARPGTLYNDLNACNNYTTGIEMAQRVTCPTMFILGEHDMLTPKRSALELAKNISDTEIVVLPKTGHTIMSERPDALLDALARIV